The nucleotide window AACAAGACGCTATCACTTTCTCCGGATGTTGAAGATCCCGGCTATCGAGCTATTACGTTCGATCAGCTGAAGGAAGCATACAGCGAACAGATTCGTGGCCTGGTAGATGGTGGAGCCGATATCCTGCTGGTAGAAACAATATTTGATACGCTCAATGCCAAAGCTGCTATTTACGCTATTCATAAGTTCCAGGAAGAAACAGGTAAGGAAATCCCCGTCATGATTTCGGGGACCATTGTTGACCAAAGTGGACGTACGCTATCAGGACAAACGACCGAAGCATTCTGGATCTCGGTATCGCATACTAAAAACTTATTGAGTGTGGGATTGAACTGTTCGTTGGGATCCAAACAAATGCGTCCCTATATCGAAGAGCTGGCTGATAACGCAACCTGTTTTACCAGCCTCTATCCCAATGCGGGACTACCCGATGAAATGGGGGAATATAATGAAACGCCGGAATTTATGGCGGATCAACTACGCGATTATGCGGAATCGAACTTTGTGAATTTAGTAGGGGGATGTTGTGGAACCACTCCCAAGCATATCAACGCAATTGCTGAAGCAGCCAGTGAATGCCAACCACGCAAAATCCCCGACCAAAAACCATACTTGCGACTTAGTGGATTAGAACCCCTGGTTGTTCGTCCCGACACCAACTTTGTGAACATTGGCGAACGCACCAACGTAATGGGATCGCGCAAGTTTAAGCGACTCATTAAAAATGAAGAGTATGAGGAAGCATTATCTGTTGCCCGACAACAGGTAGAAAACGGCGCTCAGATCATCGACATCAACATGGATGAGGGCATGCTCGAATCCGAAGAGGTGATGGTCAATTTTCTGCAACTTATCGCTGCTGAGCCAGATATTTCGCGCGTTCCAATAATGATCGACTCCTCAAAATGGTCGGTGCTCAAGGCAGGACTCAAAGCAGCACAGGGTAAGTGCGTGGTTAACTCTATTTCACTTAAAGAAGGGGAAGAAGAGTTCAAAGAACATGCACGAGAAATCCTCAACTTTGGAGGTGCTGTGGTCGTCATGGGATTTGACGAAAAAGGGCAGGCCGACAGCTACGAACGCCGTATCGAAATTGCTGAACGTGCTTATAACATTCTTACTAAAGAAGTTGGCTTTGCCCCGCAGGATATTATTCTCGATCCCAATATCTTGACGGTTGCCACCGGCATCGAGGAGCATAATAACTATGCTGTCGATTTTATTAAGGCTACCGAATGGATTAAAGAGAACCTGCCACTGGTGAAAGTAAGCGGCGGACTCAGTAATATTTCGTTCTCATTCCGCGGCAATAATAAAGTGCGCGAAGCCATGCACTCGGCTTTTCTGTATCACGCTATCCAAGCCGGGTTGGATATGGCCATTGTAAATGCAGGTCAGCTTGAAGTGTACGAAGAAATTCCCGAGAAGCTGCGGGAGCTCGTTGAAGACGTCCTGCTCAATCGCCGCGATGATGCTACCGAACGATTGGTGGATTATGCCGAAAAGATTAAAGACGATGACACCGAAAAAGAAGAAAAAACGCAGGAATGGCGTACCAAATCTGTAGAAAAACGTATTGAGCATGCGCTGGTCAAAGGTATCGTCGACCATATTGTGGATGACGTCGAGGAAGCACGTCAAAAATATGACCAACCTATTGAAGTTATTGAAGGTCCCATGATGTCTGGGATGGATGTGGTTGGAGATCTCTTCGGATCGGGCAAGATGTTCTTGCCACAAGTGGTGAAAAGTGCCCGCGTGATGAAGAAAGGCGTAGCACATCTGATCCCCTACATCGAAAAAGAGAAAGAAAAAAATCAAAATAGTGAGCCCAAAGCCAAGGTACTGTTGGCAACTGTAAAAGGCGATGTCCACGACATTGGTAAAAATATTGTTTCCGTAGTGCTACGCTGTAATAATTTCGATGTGATCGATCTTGGCGTGATGGTTCCGGCGGATAAAATTCTTGAAGAAGCCCGTAAAAATAATGTGGATATCATCGGGCTAAGTGGACTCATTACCCCCTCACTGGATGAGATGGTGCACGTTGCGAAAGAGCTCAAGCGCGAAGACTTTAAAC belongs to Fodinibius sp. Rm-B-1B1-1 and includes:
- the metH gene encoding methionine synthase, whose translation is MKFDQLTDLLKDRILILDGAMGTMIQNHNLTEEDYRGKRFKDYDKGDLKGNNDLLSITQPEIIKNIHRQFLSAGSDIIETNTFNATSISQADYHMQDLAYELNVAAAKNAREVADEFTDENPDKPRFVAGAIGPTNKTLSLSPDVEDPGYRAITFDQLKEAYSEQIRGLVDGGADILLVETIFDTLNAKAAIYAIHKFQEETGKEIPVMISGTIVDQSGRTLSGQTTEAFWISVSHTKNLLSVGLNCSLGSKQMRPYIEELADNATCFTSLYPNAGLPDEMGEYNETPEFMADQLRDYAESNFVNLVGGCCGTTPKHINAIAEAASECQPRKIPDQKPYLRLSGLEPLVVRPDTNFVNIGERTNVMGSRKFKRLIKNEEYEEALSVARQQVENGAQIIDINMDEGMLESEEVMVNFLQLIAAEPDISRVPIMIDSSKWSVLKAGLKAAQGKCVVNSISLKEGEEEFKEHAREILNFGGAVVVMGFDEKGQADSYERRIEIAERAYNILTKEVGFAPQDIILDPNILTVATGIEEHNNYAVDFIKATEWIKENLPLVKVSGGLSNISFSFRGNNKVREAMHSAFLYHAIQAGLDMAIVNAGQLEVYEEIPEKLRELVEDVLLNRRDDATERLVDYAEKIKDDDTEKEEKTQEWRTKSVEKRIEHALVKGIVDHIVDDVEEARQKYDQPIEVIEGPMMSGMDVVGDLFGSGKMFLPQVVKSARVMKKGVAHLIPYIEKEKEKNQNSEPKAKVLLATVKGDVHDIGKNIVSVVLRCNNFDVIDLGVMVPADKILEEARKNNVDIIGLSGLITPSLDEMVHVAKELKREDFKQPLLIGGATTSRTHTAVKIEPNYDQPVIHVLDASRSVSVTGNLVSKTLHDEFVKKIKNEYVKVRERHEGRSSRKTYLSIDEARDNATDIDWNATKIVKPNELGTQVFDNYPLDEIRNYIDWGPFFIAWQMKGKFPDVLEDEKYGEEAQKLFDDANELLDQIVDQKLLKARAVLGLYPANSVGDDVELYTDDNRNEVLTTFHMLRQQAKKRKGQPNKALSDFVAPKSSGIKDYMGGFAVTAGIGAPELVKQFEDDHDDYNAILTKALADRLAEAFTELLHEKVRKKIWGYAPHESYSNESLIREEYEGIRPAPGYPAQPDHTEKRILFDLLDVPENAGINLTESCAMHPAASVSGLYFAHPESDYFNVGNFTKDQIEDYAERKGMTMEEVEKWLGPNLNYDPE